A genome region from Prionailurus bengalensis isolate Pbe53 chromosome B4, Fcat_Pben_1.1_paternal_pri, whole genome shotgun sequence includes the following:
- the CREM gene encoding cAMP-responsive element modulator isoform X19, translated as MAVPTSIYQTSTGQYIAIAQGGTIQISNPGSDGVQGLQALTMTNSGAPPPGATIVQYAAQSADGTQQFFVPGSQVVVQDEETELAPSHMAAATGDMPTYQIRAPTTALPQGVVMAASPGSLHSPQQLAEEATRKRELRLMKNREAARECRRKKKEYVKCLENRVAVLENQNKTLIEELKALKDLYCHKAE; from the exons tTGCTATAGCCCAAGGTGGAACAATCCAGATTTCTAACCCAGGATCTGATGGTGTTCAGGGACTACAGGCATTAACAATGACAAATTCAGGAGCTCCTCCTCCAGGTGCTACAATTGTACAGTATGCAGCACAGTCAGCTGATGGCACACAGCAGTTCTTTGTCCCAGGCAGCCAGGTTGTTGTGCAAG atgaggaaactgaacttgccccaagtcacatggctg CAGCCACTGGTGACATGCCAACTTACCAGATCCGAGCTCCTACTACTGCTTTGCCACAGGGAGTAGTGATGGCTGCCTCACCAGGAAGTTTGCACAGTCCCCAGCAACTAGCAGAAGAAGCAACACGCAAACGAGAGCTGAGGCTAATGAAAAACAG GGAAGCTGCCCGGGAGTGtcgcaggaagaagaaagaatatgtcAAATGTCTTGAAAATCGTGTGGCTGTGCttgaaaaccaaaacaagacTCTCATTGAGGAACTCAAGGCCCTCAAAGATCTTTATTGCCATAAAGCAGAGTAA
- the CREM gene encoding cAMP-responsive element modulator isoform X23, which translates to MQKPIMAVTGDETAATGDMPTYQIRAPTTALPQGVVMAASPGSLHSPQQLAEEATRKRELRLMKNREAAKECRRRKKEYVKCLESRVAVLEVQNKKLIEELETLKDICSPKTD; encoded by the exons ATGCAGAAGCCCATCATGGCTGTAACTGGAGATGAAACAG CAGCCACTGGTGACATGCCAACTTACCAGATCCGAGCTCCTACTACTGCTTTGCCACAGGGAGTAGTGATGGCTGCCTCACCAGGAAGTTTGCACAGTCCCCAGCAACTAGCAGAAGAAGCAACACGCAAACGAGAGCTGAGGCTAATGAAAAACAG GGAAGCTGCTAAAGAATGTCGACGTCGAAAgaaagaatatgtaaaatgtCTGGAGAGTCGAGTTGCAGTGCTGGAGGTTCAGAACAAGAAGCTCATAGAGGAACTTGAAACTTTGAAAGACATTTGCTCTCCCAAAACAGATTAG
- the CREM gene encoding cAMP-responsive element modulator isoform X20 yields MQKPIMAVTGDETDEETELAPSHMAAATGDMPTYQIRAPTTALPQGVVMAASPGSLHSPQQLAEEATRKRELRLMKNREAARECRRKKKEYVKCLENRVAVLENQNKTLIEELKALKDLYCHKAE; encoded by the exons ATGCAGAAGCCCATCATGGCTGTAACTGGAGATGAAACAG atgaggaaactgaacttgccccaagtcacatggctg CAGCCACTGGTGACATGCCAACTTACCAGATCCGAGCTCCTACTACTGCTTTGCCACAGGGAGTAGTGATGGCTGCCTCACCAGGAAGTTTGCACAGTCCCCAGCAACTAGCAGAAGAAGCAACACGCAAACGAGAGCTGAGGCTAATGAAAAACAG GGAAGCTGCCCGGGAGTGtcgcaggaagaagaaagaatatgtcAAATGTCTTGAAAATCGTGTGGCTGTGCttgaaaaccaaaacaagacTCTCATTGAGGAACTCAAGGCCCTCAAAGATCTTTATTGCCATAAAGCAGAGTAA
- the CREM gene encoding cAMP-responsive element modulator isoform X22 gives MQKPIMAVTGDETAATGDMPTYQIRAPTTALPQGVVMAASPGSLHSPQQLAEEATRKRELRLMKNREAARECRRKKKEYVKCLENRVAVLENQNKTLIEELKALKDLYCHKAE, from the exons ATGCAGAAGCCCATCATGGCTGTAACTGGAGATGAAACAG CAGCCACTGGTGACATGCCAACTTACCAGATCCGAGCTCCTACTACTGCTTTGCCACAGGGAGTAGTGATGGCTGCCTCACCAGGAAGTTTGCACAGTCCCCAGCAACTAGCAGAAGAAGCAACACGCAAACGAGAGCTGAGGCTAATGAAAAACAG GGAAGCTGCCCGGGAGTGtcgcaggaagaagaaagaatatgtcAAATGTCTTGAAAATCGTGTGGCTGTGCttgaaaaccaaaacaagacTCTCATTGAGGAACTCAAGGCCCTCAAAGATCTTTATTGCCATAAAGCAGAGTAA
- the CREM gene encoding cAMP-responsive element modulator isoform X21, with product MQKPIMAVTGDETDEETELAPSHMAAATGDMPTYQIRAPTTALPQGVVMAASPGSLHSPQQLAEEATRKRELRLMKNREAAKECRRRKKEYVKCLESRVAVLEVQNKKLIEELETLKDICSPKTD from the exons ATGCAGAAGCCCATCATGGCTGTAACTGGAGATGAAACAG atgaggaaactgaacttgccccaagtcacatggctg CAGCCACTGGTGACATGCCAACTTACCAGATCCGAGCTCCTACTACTGCTTTGCCACAGGGAGTAGTGATGGCTGCCTCACCAGGAAGTTTGCACAGTCCCCAGCAACTAGCAGAAGAAGCAACACGCAAACGAGAGCTGAGGCTAATGAAAAACAG GGAAGCTGCTAAAGAATGTCGACGTCGAAAgaaagaatatgtaaaatgtCTGGAGAGTCGAGTTGCAGTGCTGGAGGTTCAGAACAAGAAGCTCATAGAGGAACTTGAAACTTTGAAAGACATTTGCTCTCCCAAAACAGATTAG
- the CREM gene encoding cAMP-responsive element modulator isoform X24 produces the protein MAAATGDMPTYQIRAPTTALPQGVVMAASPGSLHSPQQLAEEATRKRELRLMKNREAARECRRKKKEYVKCLENRVAVLENQNKTLIEELKALKDLYCHKAE, from the exons atggctg CAGCCACTGGTGACATGCCAACTTACCAGATCCGAGCTCCTACTACTGCTTTGCCACAGGGAGTAGTGATGGCTGCCTCACCAGGAAGTTTGCACAGTCCCCAGCAACTAGCAGAAGAAGCAACACGCAAACGAGAGCTGAGGCTAATGAAAAACAG GGAAGCTGCCCGGGAGTGtcgcaggaagaagaaagaatatgtcAAATGTCTTGAAAATCGTGTGGCTGTGCttgaaaaccaaaacaagacTCTCATTGAGGAACTCAAGGCCCTCAAAGATCTTTATTGCCATAAAGCAGAGTAA
- the CREM gene encoding cAMP-responsive element modulator isoform X25: MPTYQIRAPTTALPQGVVMAASPGSLHSPQQLAEEATRKRELRLMKNREAARECRRKKKEYVKCLENRVAVLENQNKTLIEELKALKDLYCHKAE, translated from the exons ATGCCAACTTACCAGATCCGAGCTCCTACTACTGCTTTGCCACAGGGAGTAGTGATGGCTGCCTCACCAGGAAGTTTGCACAGTCCCCAGCAACTAGCAGAAGAAGCAACACGCAAACGAGAGCTGAGGCTAATGAAAAACAG GGAAGCTGCCCGGGAGTGtcgcaggaagaagaaagaatatgtcAAATGTCTTGAAAATCGTGTGGCTGTGCttgaaaaccaaaacaagacTCTCATTGAGGAACTCAAGGCCCTCAAAGATCTTTATTGCCATAAAGCAGAGTAA